The DNA segment CTGATCCGGTCAGGTGGTTGGGGCTCAGCGCGCCGGCGATCGCGCGCCGTCGAGGGCCTCTATGAGCAGATGTGGGCGGCCGATGTGGCCGCGATGACCGGCTATCACGCCGGGGCGTCCTCGGCCGCGGCACTTGCCGTTGCCGGCGGCCCCAGCAGTTCCTCAACACCCTGCCCAGCCTCGGTATCGGCAACAGGGCAACGCCAACCTGGGCAGCGGCAACACCGGCAGCAACAACGTCGGCGACGGCAACGTCGGCAGCTCAACCTCGGCGGGGGCAACATCGGCAACCGCAAACATCGGCAGCAGGCAACCGAGGCAGCGACAACGTCGGCGGCGGCAACGTCGGCAACAACAACATCGGCTTCGGCAACCAGGCCACCGGCCCGCTGGGCAACAACGTGGGCCTGGGCAACATCAACCAAAACGGGCTTTGGCAACACCGGCGACGCCAACACCGGCGGCGGCAACACCAACAGCAACATCGGTGGCGCCAACACCGGCAACAACAACGTCGGGTTCGGCAACACCGGCAACAACAACATCGGGATCGGGCTGACCGGCGACAATCAGATGGGCATCAACCTGGCCGGGCTGCTGAACTCCGGCAGCGGCAACATCGGCCTGGGCAACTCGGGCACCAACAACATCGGCTTGTTCAACTCCGGCAGCGGCAACATCGGCATCTTCAATACCGGCATCAATACCGTTGTTCCGGGCCACCTCAACAACCTCGGCTTCGGGAACTCCGGCAACGGCAACATCGGCATCGGCAACTCGGGCATTTCGGACACCGGATTGGGGAACATCTACAACACCACCGGCTTCGGGAACGCCGGCGACTACAACACCGGTTTCGGGAACGCCGGCGACTTCAACACGGGCTTTGACAACTCCGGCTTCACCAACACCGGCAATGGGAATTCGGCAACACCAACACGGGCTCGTGGAATTCGGGCAACGCCAACACCGGTTTCGGGTTCA comes from the Mycobacterium shinjukuense genome and includes:
- a CDS encoding PPE domain-containing protein, yielding MAAVFDAAKAAIVPPAVATNRDAFVALIRSGGWGSARRRSRAVEGLYEQMWAADVAAMTGYHAGASSAAALAVAGGPSSSSTPCPASVSATGQRQPGQRQHRQQQRRRRQRRQLNLGGGNIGNRKHRQQATEAATTSAAATSATTTSASATRPPARWATTWAWATSTKTGFGNTGDANTGGGNTNSNIGGANTGNNNVGFGNTGNNNIGIGLTGDNQMGINLAGLLNSGSGNIGLGNSGTNNIGLFNSGSGNIGIFNTGINTVVPGHLNNLGFGNSGNGNIGIGNSGISDTGLGNIYNTTGFGNAGDYNTGFGNAGDFNTGFDNSGFTNTGNGNSATPTRARGIRATPTPVSGSRALQHRHGGLGHARPSVGLCQCRHRPGGLPRRDQDNLQRGPGQSGRVECGLGNVGDYNLGNGKRRLLAGRGNLGGSNVGGNGSANIRVRQRRPVGDRGPVNIGRQHRLFQPRPGQHRQPQHRVGQHRQQQRRYRAHR